A window of the Glaciimonas sp. CA11.2 genome harbors these coding sequences:
- a CDS encoding cytochrome b gives MATIINHFSQRNQQHNRYDVFTRRVHWIAAGLIIYTMIAGYSLHFLIDTPYFSFFSVLNMSIGTVVIPLTVVRYLWKFFRPSVPYPADLSGPKKNIAHLAHEMFYLVIFVMLLSGVLMLTHSYRFFWLIDIPNPINDASINGFFFDVHRASCAGVAVMLILHLAAVAKHQLIDKRNIISRML, from the coding sequence ATGGCAACGATTATTAATCATTTTTCACAGAGAAATCAGCAGCACAATCGTTATGACGTCTTTACGCGACGGGTACATTGGATTGCTGCGGGCTTGATCATTTATACAATGATTGCTGGTTACTCGCTACATTTTTTGATCGACACACCGTATTTTTCATTTTTTTCGGTATTGAATATGTCTATTGGAACTGTCGTGATACCGCTTACGGTTGTAAGGTATTTATGGAAATTCTTTAGACCGTCAGTTCCCTACCCGGCCGACCTTTCAGGTCCCAAGAAAAATATTGCACATCTGGCGCATGAAATGTTTTACCTGGTAATTTTTGTCATGTTATTAAGCGGCGTTTTAATGCTGACACATAGTTACAGATTTTTTTGGTTAATCGACATTCCCAACCCTATCAACGACGCATCGATTAACGGATTCTTTTTTGACGTACATCGTGCTTCCTGCGCTGGCGTAGCAGTAATGTTAATTCTGCACCTTGCGGCAGTAGCGAAACATCAACTCATCGACAAACGTAACATTATTAGCCGGATGCTTTGA
- a CDS encoding transglycosylase SLT domain-containing protein: MKISLIAVTMCLAVSTSSQAACWDEAGARYNIDPILLQAMAHVESGMNAAARNYNNDGSYDVGLMQINKLHFPRLATFGITEKRLIAEPCTSVMVGAWILAEFVQRVGYNWTAVGAYNAGTSIHRKHARNRYIKKVAGQYRALKMQTKKRTHVAKVLSGKSTRSFVQLNTATQ; the protein is encoded by the coding sequence ATGAAAATATCTTTGATTGCGGTCACTATGTGTCTGGCGGTTTCAACTTCGTCGCAAGCCGCATGTTGGGACGAAGCTGGCGCTCGCTACAACATTGACCCAATATTGCTTCAGGCTATGGCGCATGTGGAGTCGGGTATGAATGCTGCTGCTCGTAACTATAACAATGATGGCTCCTATGACGTAGGCTTAATGCAAATTAATAAGTTGCATTTCCCGCGACTTGCTACATTCGGTATTACCGAAAAACGTTTGATCGCGGAGCCTTGTACTTCGGTGATGGTGGGTGCGTGGATTTTGGCAGAATTTGTTCAACGCGTTGGCTATAACTGGACTGCAGTTGGGGCTTATAACGCTGGAACAAGCATACATCGAAAACATGCGCGCAACCGATATATCAAGAAAGTAGCTGGACAATATCGAGCGTTAAAAATGCAGACAAAAAAACGAACTCACGTTGCCAAGGTTCTTTCAGGAAAATCCACCCGCTCGTTTGTGCAGCTTAATACGGCTACGCAATGA
- a CDS encoding lytic polysaccharide monooxygenase, protein MSTSTSTKTIGKLSLGLTLVLGSLVAQQASAHGYIESPMSRSLSCYQGVNANCIAPYEPQGVEFGGGGGAFGVLPPGNEAFPFNAPADGDIAAGGLTSKYGNLNEQTATRWHKTKVKAGKNTFKWKYTADHITAYWQFFITKKDWNPNMPLSRSSFEATPIGQQIHNGTKPNNGIMNSSHSVDIPTDHSGYHVVLATWKTSDTSATFYQVVDVDIQNDMIAPSKWSEIGSIQPSQTDLKTDTVITARVMVAGQEDVSKQTVLTIQSDEEGKSTQWPHQLATKINADNLGYKAGQLNKDDEVKPAYGPNTAYVQKDSNVSGLIIDIQRANPIFSMEVSGVKSTYKIENGKVTLHFDVKALGDSSKVQNIVYNAQKEEVARGEADINDGSEHFTIDIDKAVAGSYDLVTIGKAKSGALVQKTSNFKMVGGDVADPTPPVVDPIPPVVDPIPPVNVDYDFTYPNDRTAYKPGNKVLQPKDGNVYACKPVPHGLWCKQSPQHYAPGTGSDWSDAWTKVSK, encoded by the coding sequence ATGTCTACATCCACATCAACAAAAACAATCGGTAAACTATCGCTCGGTTTAACACTGGTACTTGGTTCGCTGGTCGCTCAGCAAGCATCAGCACATGGTTACATCGAATCGCCAATGAGCCGGTCGCTGTCTTGCTACCAAGGCGTCAACGCCAACTGCATCGCTCCCTACGAACCACAAGGTGTTGAATTCGGCGGTGGCGGCGGTGCTTTCGGCGTTCTGCCACCCGGCAACGAGGCTTTCCCGTTCAACGCTCCCGCTGACGGCGATATTGCAGCAGGCGGCCTCACCAGCAAATACGGTAACCTGAACGAACAGACAGCAACGCGCTGGCATAAAACCAAGGTCAAAGCGGGTAAAAATACGTTCAAGTGGAAATATACGGCAGATCATATTACCGCTTACTGGCAGTTCTTTATCACTAAAAAAGATTGGAACCCCAATATGCCTTTGTCACGCAGTTCGTTTGAAGCAACGCCAATCGGCCAACAAATACATAACGGCACCAAACCGAATAATGGCATCATGAATTCTTCGCATAGTGTTGATATTCCGACCGATCATAGCGGCTATCATGTGGTGCTGGCTACATGGAAGACATCAGATACTTCCGCTACGTTCTATCAAGTAGTCGATGTCGATATTCAGAATGATATGATCGCACCATCAAAGTGGTCAGAAATTGGATCAATTCAACCGAGTCAAACCGATTTAAAAACGGACACGGTCATCACCGCTCGCGTGATGGTTGCTGGTCAGGAGGATGTTTCAAAACAAACCGTACTCACCATTCAGAGCGACGAAGAAGGTAAGAGTACCCAATGGCCACATCAATTAGCCACCAAAATCAACGCCGACAATCTGGGTTACAAAGCAGGCCAATTGAATAAAGATGATGAAGTGAAACCAGCCTATGGCCCAAACACTGCTTACGTCCAAAAAGACAGCAATGTTTCAGGTCTGATCATTGATATTCAGCGCGCAAATCCTATTTTCTCGATGGAAGTCAGCGGCGTAAAATCGACGTACAAAATCGAAAACGGCAAAGTCACACTCCATTTTGACGTGAAAGCTCTGGGCGATTCCAGTAAGGTGCAAAACATTGTCTACAACGCGCAAAAAGAAGAAGTCGCTCGTGGCGAAGCAGATATAAACGACGGCTCAGAACACTTTACGATAGATATCGATAAAGCTGTAGCCGGTAGCTACGATCTGGTGACTATTGGTAAAGCAAAATCGGGCGCGCTGGTGCAAAAAACATCGAACTTCAAAATGGTAGGAGGCGATGTAGCTGACCCGACTCCACCGGTTGTTGATCCAATTCCGCCAGTCGTTGATCCGATTCCTCCTGTAAATGTCGACTATGACTTTACGTACCCGAATGATCGCACAGCGTATAAACCAGGTAACAAGGTATTACAACCGAAGGATGGCAATGTTTATGCATGTAAGCCGGTTCCTCATGGTCTGTGGTGCAAACAGTCTCCACAGCATTATGCTCCGGGAACTGGTAGTGACTGGTCGGATGCGTGGACGAAGGTTAGCAAGTAA
- a CDS encoding DsbC family protein yields the protein MRINRLITVSAIFLFSVMPYAMGSNVAVGLQHDDTKQLGNFGALKKSDSKRAIGLQASAQYGLLEKSRNRLSVQSIPSVGDQAINNNLWNSLPMEKSFKRVEGLGERHVTVFSDPNCSYCKRLEAELAKLHNVTVHTFIFPFLSENSREKGNNILCAKNPSAVWGEWMLHGKAPVKNPLCASTLQELLDVGRRFDIRGTPVLIFPDGSRISGFISAETIEKKLEQVMKKI from the coding sequence ATGCGCATCAATCGACTTATCACCGTGTCAGCAATTTTTCTGTTTAGCGTGATGCCGTATGCAATGGGATCGAACGTCGCTGTTGGCTTGCAGCATGATGATACAAAACAGCTGGGGAATTTTGGAGCACTGAAAAAAAGCGATAGCAAGCGCGCAATCGGTTTGCAGGCTTCAGCCCAGTATGGACTACTTGAAAAAAGTCGGAATAGATTGTCGGTTCAATCGATCCCATCCGTTGGTGATCAAGCTATAAATAATAATCTATGGAATAGCTTACCAATGGAAAAATCATTTAAGCGAGTTGAAGGTTTGGGTGAGCGTCATGTTACGGTTTTTTCAGATCCTAACTGCAGCTATTGCAAACGTTTGGAAGCAGAACTGGCGAAGCTCCACAACGTGACCGTACATACATTTATTTTTCCTTTTTTGTCTGAAAATTCAAGAGAAAAGGGAAACAATATTTTATGCGCAAAAAATCCTTCTGCCGTTTGGGGGGAATGGATGTTGCATGGCAAGGCGCCTGTAAAAAATCCCCTTTGCGCTTCAACATTACAAGAACTTCTCGATGTCGGGCGGCGTTTCGATATTCGTGGAACGCCAGTTCTGATTTTCCCCGATGGCTCCCGCATTAGTGGTTTTATTTCTGCCGAAACGATTGAAAAAAAATTAGAGCAAGTAATGAAAAAAATATAG
- a CDS encoding TonB-dependent copper receptor: MANVHAQSIDHAIIANLTIPLPEVVVTAPQMSAPLIVVTDPKAPRQPVPAHDGADYLKTIPGFSVVRKGGTDGDPVFRGMAGSRLNIAMDGQQILGGCGGRMDPPTAYIFPAEYDRITLIKGPQTVLYGPTSSAGTVLFERSTERVAPGLKLNSSIMVGSFGRHDEVSSARYSLSGFYAEAGATRSHSDDYRDGEGHPVHSSYTRWSSRAAFGWTPDDNTLLELSIAKSDGQAAYADRGMDGARFARSTIGLKFQKRNLSPMVKKVEAQIYRNYIDHVMDNYSLRSPTAGSMLKAMNPDRTTQGGRVAITLNLSDTTQLVTGFDMQGNVHTSRMGMGMNPGSVSYQDSPRVPDARFQNIGLFGELTQHLGKSENSRIITGLRTDFWQARDERKSTTSSGNLTRRNDTLRSGFTRYEHDLTGSPTTLYAGVGIAERFPDYWELISKQSVDSVSAFGTRPEKTTQLDIGVLYHSGPWNLTASAFYSHVNDFILIESNVNKGAKTGISITRNIKASTWGGEIGATYAINQLWKLDGSINGVRGNNLTDKTPLAQMPPLESKFGLTFDNHTWSLASMVRSVASQKRFDLHKGNIAGQDLGASSGFTIFSINAGWKPRKDVLITSGVDNITNKVYAEHLSRSGTPLPGYDQTTRINEPGRMIWVKAQFEIK; this comes from the coding sequence ATGGCTAACGTTCACGCCCAATCGATAGATCATGCAATCATTGCAAACCTGACTATCCCCCTTCCAGAAGTCGTTGTAACCGCACCGCAAATGTCGGCACCGCTCATCGTCGTTACCGATCCAAAAGCACCGCGCCAACCCGTTCCCGCACATGATGGAGCTGATTACCTAAAAACGATTCCAGGATTTTCTGTAGTGCGCAAAGGTGGCACTGATGGTGATCCTGTCTTCCGTGGTATGGCGGGATCACGGCTGAATATTGCAATGGATGGACAGCAAATTTTAGGTGGTTGCGGTGGTCGCATGGATCCACCGACCGCCTATATATTTCCAGCGGAATATGACCGCATTACCTTGATTAAAGGACCGCAAACGGTTCTTTATGGCCCCACTAGTTCTGCAGGAACTGTATTGTTCGAACGTAGTACCGAGCGTGTAGCGCCAGGATTGAAACTCAACTCCAGTATTATGGTGGGTAGTTTTGGGCGTCATGACGAGGTCTCTTCCGCCCGTTATAGCCTGTCCGGATTTTATGCTGAAGCAGGCGCGACCCGATCACATTCCGATGACTATCGCGATGGCGAAGGACATCCTGTACATTCGTCTTATACCCGCTGGAGTAGTCGTGCAGCGTTTGGGTGGACGCCCGATGACAATACCTTGCTGGAGCTATCTATTGCCAAAAGTGACGGTCAGGCCGCCTACGCTGACCGTGGGATGGATGGTGCGCGATTCGCTCGCTCGACTATAGGACTCAAGTTCCAAAAGCGTAACTTGTCACCAATGGTCAAAAAAGTGGAAGCCCAAATTTACCGAAATTACATTGACCACGTAATGGATAACTACAGTCTTCGCTCCCCTACAGCGGGTAGTATGTTGAAGGCAATGAATCCGGACCGCACCACACAAGGCGGCCGCGTCGCCATCACGCTCAATCTGAGTGATACGACGCAACTAGTAACCGGTTTTGATATGCAAGGCAATGTGCATACATCACGCATGGGGATGGGAATGAATCCTGGGAGCGTGTCGTATCAGGACAGTCCACGGGTGCCCGATGCACGTTTTCAGAATATTGGTTTGTTTGGCGAGCTAACGCAACATCTCGGAAAAAGCGAAAATAGCCGCATTATTACCGGGTTGCGCACAGATTTTTGGCAGGCCAGAGATGAACGAAAATCGACCACCAGTTCGGGTAATCTCACACGCCGAAATGACACGTTACGCAGTGGTTTTACACGCTATGAGCACGACCTTACGGGAAGTCCAACGACGCTTTATGCGGGTGTTGGAATCGCAGAGCGATTTCCTGACTATTGGGAGTTGATTTCAAAGCAAAGTGTGGATAGTGTGAGCGCTTTTGGTACCAGGCCAGAAAAAACGACTCAACTTGATATTGGTGTCCTATATCATTCAGGCCCATGGAATCTAACCGCTTCAGCCTTTTATAGCCATGTAAATGATTTTATCCTGATTGAGTCAAACGTGAATAAGGGAGCAAAGACCGGCATCTCCATTACACGTAATATAAAGGCGTCGACGTGGGGCGGTGAAATCGGCGCAACGTATGCGATCAATCAACTATGGAAACTCGATGGTTCGATTAACGGGGTTCGCGGTAATAACCTGACCGACAAGACACCCTTAGCACAAATGCCACCATTGGAAAGTAAATTTGGTCTTACCTTTGACAATCACACCTGGTCTCTAGCTTCTATGGTGCGCTCAGTCGCCTCCCAGAAACGTTTTGATCTTCATAAAGGTAACATCGCGGGACAAGATTTGGGGGCTAGTTCTGGGTTCACCATATTTTCGATTAATGCTGGCTGGAAGCCTCGCAAAGATGTATTGATTACATCCGGCGTCGATAATATAACCAACAAAGTGTACGCCGAACATCTTAGTCGCAGTGGCACGCCATTGCCCGGTTATGACCAAACCACACGCATCAACGAACCCGGTCGAATGATTTGGGTGAAGGCGCAATTTGAAATAAAATAA
- a CDS encoding response regulator transcription factor, with amino-acid sequence MPINIIIVEDSTLVRKGLVSIISNFSAPNASPQTSTEQTSYNVVADVASPKELLEALKTHNPDLLLLDYSLQTDSTDPHPLHALDGHNLIKHIRKNYSTNILVVSHHHSPIIICAALEAGANGYISKSANEEVLWQAIQAVIKGDTFVEHHLLKAMLYRNPETAVISPKEIEVLRLMGKGSRLTDIAQCMSLSIKTVSAHKLRAMEKLSIRNDSELYRVIAGMAL; translated from the coding sequence ATGCCTATCAACATTATTATCGTCGAAGATTCCACTTTAGTCCGCAAGGGGTTGGTCTCCATAATCAGCAATTTTTCAGCTCCAAATGCATCGCCTCAGACATCTACTGAACAAACATCCTATAACGTGGTCGCAGATGTGGCATCGCCTAAGGAGTTATTGGAGGCGCTGAAGACGCATAACCCGGATCTGCTCCTACTAGATTATTCATTACAGACTGACAGTACCGATCCGCATCCGCTCCACGCACTCGACGGTCATAACTTGATCAAGCATATCCGCAAGAATTACAGCACCAACATACTTGTGGTGTCGCATCATCATTCGCCAATTATCATCTGCGCGGCATTGGAAGCAGGCGCGAATGGCTACATCAGTAAAAGCGCCAACGAAGAAGTACTGTGGCAAGCAATTCAGGCTGTTATCAAAGGCGATACGTTTGTTGAGCATCACTTGTTGAAAGCGATGCTGTATCGCAATCCTGAAACTGCTGTTATTAGTCCTAAAGAAATAGAAGTACTGCGCTTGATGGGCAAAGGTAGTCGTCTCACTGATATTGCTCAATGCATGAGTCTCAGCATCAAAACGGTGAGTGCGCACAAACTGCGTGCAATGGAAAAATTAAGTATACGCAATGATTCTGAGCTATACCGAGTGATTGCCGGGATGGCGCTTTGA
- the gspG gene encoding type II secretion system major pseudopilin GspG — translation MNPKSQSERGFTLLELLVVLLITALLAGYVGPKLFGKIEQAKESAAAAQMKTLADVLGQYRLDTGIYPTEEQGLEALIEQPAGENNWKGPYLNSGLPKDPWENAYVWHNPARDADATHEVEILSLGADGQLGGSGKNKDITRGF, via the coding sequence ATGAACCCAAAATCCCAATCTGAACGTGGCTTTACGTTACTCGAATTACTGGTGGTTCTATTGATTACCGCGTTGTTAGCTGGGTATGTCGGGCCAAAGTTATTTGGAAAAATCGAACAAGCTAAAGAAAGTGCAGCAGCGGCACAAATGAAAACGCTTGCCGATGTACTTGGTCAGTACCGGCTTGATACGGGCATCTACCCAACTGAAGAGCAAGGATTAGAAGCCTTGATAGAACAGCCAGCTGGTGAAAATAATTGGAAGGGGCCGTATTTAAATAGTGGTTTGCCGAAGGATCCATGGGAAAACGCATACGTCTGGCATAACCCAGCGCGTGATGCCGATGCTACGCATGAAGTTGAAATTTTGTCTTTGGGCGCTGATGGACAGCTGGGTGGCTCAGGAAAAAATAAAGATATTACGAGGGGATTTTGA
- a CDS encoding ATP-binding protein produces MAYSALSDRITTISRRFLQARTYLIIALLSLLLALFIGFLLLFMLWDRSEWAHENYADLLRQISRQEYFIGKFSEVVPDYICGMTSPCKKPVDPTARLSVPGQTSPLVEEFWILRRPIGAGPSTFLEPQHELQLREWQALGWRLADFHKVFWGYRVSSDQSVLMNADGSLAMFTRSGLKSQPDTQKIALFLLQKREEFERILRDYPDSHNADGIYWTKSMTDPFSGRTVFTCFMPYRDSHGTVLGYASTDVSPDTVLIRTKVTGTAFQKRSGLVLIYAYTGRLMLIDGRKPTTEEVAFYRNLDSEQDYKIHRSSLQFRMKDAMLQVSYAVPNIEWRVVYAVSLWTMLREKMMLIVVGILLFLLAVTGVLLGTQRIKRAVIGPAERQAKRLADSENFNRTIIETSPVGLAVLRVRDGSVVLRNGQFVPLERWRLFDATDQLISGDVLPILASLEQLGKQEQHSTLLLEDAQHGHFYQIGIASAMHEDEPVYICVLSDMTDRERTEQTLAEAKLVAESVSASKSLFLATISHEIRTPLYGMLASIELMAKTRLDDEQRQLSHTMDGSARTLKDVLNDALDFTKGETEADELDRQEFDLAKELETVVQGFWSRASLKNLQLNCFIDPALEGLWWGDSLKLTQVLNNLINNAVKFTMHGNVTVIGQLLTTGPNGSRIGLSVRDTGPGIDEEDAERIFQPFGQASGPVARQQFSGTGLGLFICKKFVAAMGGTIALDSEPGQGATFVVTITLSQAKRIAVDESLSGLTFAINTSLEHGTHLSSVITSKSGVILELRDDPDNREPYSARIDVTVDTAGHGVEGHSETGEFEEAAHQGVVFLDLSLPYQPFLKGNQGYANPLSGSAVINALLMVAGRKAAEEAIQPAMMGSPRKTDAHVLIVDDQAINRLLLEKQLTFFGCRISAAESGREALRQIQDGQHFDLILTDLNMPEMNGYELALALRAHEVLCPIIAVTASLLAGERERGQAAGMNGYMIKPFAMDDLEKLLERFIGLGKALPHIVSNAMVIDESDRDKAIAEASVVASQMWQPEMLKAAVNSMTEDMALLAVAIALADLDHLGAIAHRIHGGMAALDMRPAISLCRAIEESAEYEWQEEAFRLAPILLEMLEQIREDINPDED; encoded by the coding sequence ATGGCTTACTCTGCTTTATCAGACCGCATAACGACGATTTCACGCAGATTTTTGCAAGCGCGAACCTATTTGATCATCGCTTTATTGTCGCTTTTGCTTGCCCTTTTTATCGGTTTTTTGCTTCTGTTTATGCTATGGGACCGGAGTGAATGGGCGCATGAAAATTATGCAGATCTGTTGCGGCAAATATCGCGACAGGAATATTTCATTGGTAAGTTTTCGGAGGTGGTGCCAGATTATATTTGTGGCATGACGTCGCCTTGTAAAAAGCCGGTTGACCCGACTGCACGCTTATCGGTTCCCGGTCAGACCTCTCCACTGGTTGAGGAATTTTGGATACTTCGCCGTCCTATCGGGGCGGGTCCATCAACTTTCCTTGAGCCACAGCACGAATTGCAACTGAGAGAATGGCAGGCGCTTGGATGGCGTCTCGCGGATTTTCATAAGGTCTTTTGGGGTTATCGGGTAAGTAGTGACCAATCAGTCTTAATGAATGCTGATGGCTCTCTTGCAATGTTCACCCGGTCAGGATTGAAGTCGCAGCCAGATACCCAAAAAATTGCGTTATTTTTGCTTCAGAAGCGCGAGGAGTTTGAGCGCATATTGCGCGATTATCCAGATTCGCACAATGCGGATGGTATTTATTGGACGAAATCGATGACCGACCCTTTTTCTGGGCGTACGGTATTTACCTGCTTCATGCCGTATCGAGATAGTCATGGCACTGTTCTTGGTTACGCTTCGACCGACGTTTCACCGGATACTGTATTAATCCGCACGAAGGTCACTGGGACTGCTTTCCAAAAAAGATCTGGACTCGTATTGATTTATGCCTACACAGGTCGATTGATGTTGATTGATGGCCGTAAACCGACTACCGAGGAAGTCGCATTTTATCGAAATCTGGATAGCGAGCAAGATTACAAAATTCACCGTAGCTCTTTACAGTTTCGGATGAAAGATGCCATGCTCCAAGTGAGCTACGCGGTACCAAATATCGAATGGCGTGTGGTGTATGCAGTCAGTTTGTGGACGATGCTGCGTGAAAAAATGATGCTGATCGTGGTCGGAATTTTATTGTTTTTATTGGCCGTTACCGGAGTTCTGCTTGGCACGCAGCGCATCAAACGTGCAGTAATAGGTCCTGCAGAAAGGCAGGCAAAACGACTGGCTGACAGTGAAAATTTTAATCGGACTATCATTGAAACATCGCCTGTGGGATTGGCAGTTTTAAGGGTGCGTGACGGCAGTGTCGTATTGCGTAACGGGCAGTTTGTTCCGCTTGAGCGGTGGCGGTTATTTGATGCGACTGATCAATTAATATCTGGCGATGTGTTGCCGATCTTAGCGTCTCTGGAGCAACTAGGAAAACAAGAGCAGCACAGCACGTTACTTTTAGAGGATGCACAGCACGGACATTTTTACCAAATCGGCATTGCTTCAGCAATGCACGAGGATGAGCCAGTATATATTTGTGTGCTGAGCGATATGACTGATCGCGAACGTACGGAGCAAACGCTGGCAGAAGCCAAGCTTGTTGCCGAATCGGTTAGCGCTTCGAAAAGCCTTTTTCTGGCAACAATCAGTCATGAAATCCGCACGCCTTTATATGGAATGCTGGCTTCAATCGAGCTAATGGCCAAAACTCGACTCGATGATGAACAACGCCAGTTGTCCCACACAATGGATGGTTCTGCCAGAACGCTCAAAGACGTATTAAATGACGCCTTAGATTTCACCAAGGGTGAAACGGAAGCCGATGAGCTAGATCGTCAAGAGTTCGACTTAGCGAAAGAGTTGGAGACAGTGGTGCAGGGATTTTGGTCGCGAGCATCGTTAAAGAATTTGCAACTGAATTGCTTCATTGATCCTGCACTCGAGGGCTTGTGGTGGGGTGATTCCCTTAAGTTGACACAAGTGCTTAATAACTTGATCAATAATGCGGTGAAATTTACGATGCACGGAAATGTCACGGTAATAGGGCAATTACTTACGACGGGACCGAATGGATCACGCATAGGCCTTTCTGTCCGTGATACCGGACCGGGTATTGACGAAGAAGATGCGGAACGTATTTTTCAACCATTTGGTCAGGCTAGCGGACCGGTGGCGAGACAGCAGTTTTCTGGTACGGGTTTGGGCCTTTTTATCTGTAAAAAATTCGTCGCTGCGATGGGCGGTACGATTGCTTTAGATTCTGAGCCTGGTCAAGGTGCGACTTTCGTTGTGACGATTACATTAAGCCAAGCTAAACGAATAGCGGTTGATGAGAGTTTGAGCGGTCTTACATTCGCAATTAATACCAGCCTGGAACACGGAACACATTTATCCTCGGTAATAACGTCGAAATCCGGTGTAATCCTTGAACTGCGTGATGATCCTGACAATAGAGAGCCGTATTCAGCGCGAATTGATGTGACTGTCGATACGGCAGGGCATGGCGTTGAAGGGCATAGCGAAACCGGTGAATTTGAAGAAGCGGCGCACCAGGGGGTTGTGTTTCTAGACTTATCTTTGCCCTATCAGCCCTTTTTGAAGGGTAATCAAGGTTATGCCAATCCTCTTTCCGGATCAGCCGTAATAAATGCTTTATTGATGGTGGCTGGGCGCAAAGCCGCGGAGGAAGCAATCCAGCCAGCAATGATGGGAAGCCCTCGTAAAACTGATGCGCATGTGTTGATTGTTGATGATCAGGCAATTAACAGACTTCTTTTGGAAAAACAATTAACGTTTTTTGGTTGCCGTATCAGCGCAGCCGAGAGTGGCCGGGAAGCATTACGACAGATTCAGGACGGTCAACATTTTGATCTGATTTTGACTGATCTGAATATGCCAGAAATGAACGGTTATGAGTTGGCACTGGCTTTGCGTGCACATGAAGTGCTTTGCCCTATCATTGCCGTTACTGCAAGCCTGTTAGCGGGCGAACGCGAACGCGGGCAGGCCGCCGGGATGAACGGCTATATGATTAAACCGTTTGCGATGGATGATTTGGAAAAGCTGTTGGAGCGATTTATTGGCTTGGGCAAGGCACTGCCACATATCGTGTCTAACGCTATGGTGATCGACGAATCCGATCGTGATAAAGCGATCGCGGAAGCGTCTGTGGTCGCATCACAGATGTGGCAGCCGGAAATGTTAAAAGCTGCGGTTAATAGTATGACGGAGGATATGGCACTGTTGGCTGTCGCTATTGCCTTAGCTGATCTTGATCACCTTGGGGCAATCGCGCATCGGATTCACGGCGGTATGGCGGCCCTCGATATGCGACCTGCCATCTCGCTGTGCCGCGCGATCGAAGAAAGTGCAGAGTACGAGTGGCAAGAAGAGGCGTTCCGACTTGCACCTATCCTGTTGGAAATGCTTGAACAAATTCGAGAAGATATCAATCCGGATGAGGATTAA
- a CDS encoding response regulator transcription factor: protein MFETQQQFENIHTNETCDIIVADDHPILLHGVEKILATTKNVRIVATAQTVSDTFKVLEIYPCDILICDYSFYGDEFPDGLPMIKKIRQIYPDLKIIILSARDDLGTARNTLECGVYGFVRKNSDMRNVINAVHEVRSGNKFTDSATTQDMLKNLLSLGRNERSPAVGRVSYTPKEIETIRLLQRGLTLTEIAELTSRSVKTVSAHKQLLMKKLGTKSNIEFFHTLSNEQLMSSITSQ from the coding sequence ATGTTTGAAACCCAGCAGCAATTTGAAAATATCCACACCAACGAGACATGCGACATCATAGTCGCAGACGATCATCCCATTTTGTTACATGGGGTTGAAAAAATATTGGCAACAACCAAAAACGTCCGTATTGTAGCAACCGCGCAAACGGTGTCAGACACGTTCAAAGTGCTTGAGATTTATCCATGTGACATTCTGATATGCGATTATTCTTTCTATGGCGATGAGTTCCCTGATGGCTTACCAATGATTAAAAAGATCCGACAGATATACCCTGATCTTAAAATTATCATCCTTTCTGCTCGGGATGATCTGGGAACAGCCCGTAATACGCTGGAATGTGGCGTATATGGATTCGTCCGTAAAAATAGTGACATGCGTAACGTGATCAACGCTGTGCATGAAGTCAGATCCGGCAATAAATTTACTGACTCTGCCACCACGCAGGACATGTTAAAAAATCTCTTATCTTTAGGAAGAAACGAACGCTCACCAGCAGTCGGACGTGTCTCATACACACCTAAAGAAATTGAAACTATACGTCTACTCCAACGCGGGTTGACTCTTACGGAGATCGCGGAGTTGACGAGTCGCAGCGTCAAAACAGTCAGTGCACATAAACAGTTGTTGATGAAAAAGCTCGGCACCAAAAGTAACATTGAGTTTTTCCATACGCTCAGTAATGAACAACTGATGTCCTCCATCACCTCGCAATGA